The following coding sequences are from one Pyxidicoccus xibeiensis window:
- a CDS encoding DUF885 domain-containing protein, which yields MIGTSSARSSVPRLLLVACCGLLACARQVPASAPPEPTGSPQATTARKESFPELVDAIFDAAFAFAPSNGTAYGLHAYDARLEDLSRPRIEARIRELETLLARLRAVDRASLSFDEAVDAEALEHQLLSDHHELSVTRSWEKNPMLYAGLPGGAVDGLMKRDFAPKAERLRSVIARLKAVPAVFAAGKANVQEPPREFTDLALRMSKGSVGFFEGSVAQWAKDAAGGDAALLAEFAQANAQAVAAVKDFTRWLEQDLLPRSTGRYALGEERFLTKLRYEEMIDLPLPELLARGEANLEKDYQEFVATAKRINPRLTPAQVMASLEEDHPTAEGLIPSVRRSVEDVRRFLVEKDLVTIPSEVRPRVEETPPYARSGSFASMDTPGPYETKATEAFYYVTPVEPKWDAKHKEEHLRLYNKPVVEVINIHEVWPGHYFQFLYAPRFPTKVRKLVSVGSNAEGWAHYTEQMMLDQGYGNGDPKLRLAQLSEALLRDCRYVTGIKLHTAGWTVEDGARLFRERCFQQPSTAYEEARRGAYNPTYLYYTFGKLEVQRLARDYTAKGASLKQFHDAFVAQGSLPLPLVRRLLLR from the coding sequence ATGATTGGAACGTCCTCCGCCCGCTCCTCCGTCCCACGGCTGCTGCTCGTCGCGTGCTGTGGCCTGCTCGCCTGCGCGCGGCAGGTTCCCGCCTCCGCGCCTCCCGAGCCGACCGGAAGCCCCCAGGCCACCACCGCCCGGAAGGAGTCCTTCCCGGAGCTGGTGGATGCCATCTTCGACGCGGCCTTCGCCTTCGCGCCCTCCAATGGCACCGCGTACGGCCTGCACGCGTACGACGCCCGGCTGGAGGACCTGAGCCGCCCGCGCATCGAGGCACGCATCCGCGAGCTGGAGACGCTGCTGGCCCGCCTGCGCGCGGTGGACCGCGCGTCACTCTCCTTCGACGAGGCCGTCGACGCCGAGGCGCTGGAGCACCAGCTGCTGTCGGACCATCACGAGCTGAGCGTGACGCGGAGCTGGGAGAAGAACCCCATGCTCTACGCCGGGCTGCCGGGCGGCGCGGTGGACGGGCTGATGAAGCGCGACTTCGCCCCGAAGGCGGAGCGGCTGCGCTCGGTCATCGCGCGCCTGAAGGCGGTGCCCGCCGTGTTCGCCGCCGGCAAGGCCAACGTCCAGGAGCCGCCCCGCGAGTTCACCGACCTGGCCCTGCGCATGTCGAAGGGCTCGGTGGGCTTCTTCGAGGGCTCGGTGGCGCAGTGGGCGAAGGACGCGGCGGGCGGTGACGCCGCGCTGCTGGCCGAGTTCGCCCAGGCCAACGCCCAGGCCGTGGCGGCGGTGAAGGACTTCACGCGCTGGCTGGAGCAGGACCTGCTGCCCCGCTCCACCGGCAGGTATGCGCTGGGTGAGGAGCGCTTCCTCACCAAGCTCCGCTACGAGGAGATGATCGACCTGCCGCTGCCGGAGCTGCTCGCGCGGGGCGAGGCGAACCTCGAGAAGGACTACCAGGAGTTCGTCGCCACCGCGAAGCGCATCAACCCCAGGCTCACACCCGCGCAGGTGATGGCCTCGCTGGAGGAGGACCACCCCACCGCGGAGGGCCTGATTCCGTCCGTGCGCCGCTCGGTGGAGGACGTGCGCCGGTTCCTCGTGGAGAAGGACCTGGTCACCATTCCTTCCGAGGTCCGCCCGCGCGTGGAGGAGACGCCGCCCTACGCGCGCTCGGGAAGCTTCGCGTCCATGGACACGCCGGGGCCGTACGAGACGAAGGCCACCGAGGCCTTCTACTACGTTACGCCGGTGGAGCCCAAGTGGGACGCGAAGCACAAGGAGGAGCACCTGCGCCTCTACAACAAGCCCGTCGTGGAGGTCATCAACATCCACGAGGTGTGGCCCGGCCACTACTTCCAGTTCCTCTACGCGCCGCGCTTCCCCACCAAGGTGCGCAAGCTGGTGAGCGTGGGCAGCAACGCGGAGGGCTGGGCGCACTACACGGAGCAGATGATGCTCGACCAGGGCTACGGCAACGGGGACCCGAAGCTGCGGCTGGCCCAGCTCTCCGAGGCGCTGCTGCGAGACTGCCGCTACGTGACGGGCATCAAGCTGCACACCGCGGGCTGGACGGTGGAGGACGGCGCGCGGCTCTTCCGCGAGAGGTGCTTCCAGCAGCCGTCCACGGCGTACGAGGAGGCCCGCCGTGGCGCGTA
- a CDS encoding Ig domain-containing protein: MFNSRRATKALMGTALWLVSGCQSSSFISHEARVESGASVPLELHARFGSGASSSLDGQMVACVALPTGWSAPSGSYSFNGGSSAEGRAAAEVATEAQAAHAVEGAAWHCLTSDRVTIEGQTASTAKASLSLSVPAVAQGAYRLAYATGFRAVEPGEGEPTYAGTKFSGRLERVLHVNVAAATTFDVWAASSYGTDGSDSLASRVWYGNGGFLALSGETSLLSSTDGREWSRITPVREGTEDSLSINHLAFAHEKWFGISGGGIFSSADGGHTWAAVYSDPVAEGAETGREFVALAANGTRLVATGHAGLIAVSANGTEWTDQTANRAYTFSRVVAAQDTFIAVGTPEDAEATTGDILVRANAEGSGWDVLESAALAGREVPQLVAGNGRLMAFTWKESGETPSTESPGSLFLSRDRGTSWTKVEGMTAVGTAVAPESILLTFVDRTFVVATTLARLDTLETLNPLELQASPDGITWTSHATGAAGAFSADSFATGTTTVVGVSEELALVAERKAWAGPEIVTAALPYAVIGTAYSVELETRGPGGKTDFVVEGTMPAGLSLADGVISGSPTAEASAALTVVATDARGERAARPYTLDVVRALAISGGGPTTIVPKGAGFEARLTADGGRAPYTWSHTGAVAPGTTLQQEGAAYVLSGTLTATGTFAYTASVVDALGQKSTRSVSIRVVPGAVPEVVPEETDSQSCGGCSGTGGAGFQALGLAALALLRRSRRKK; encoded by the coding sequence GTGTTCAACAGCAGACGCGCGACGAAGGCCCTGATGGGCACCGCGCTGTGGCTTGTCAGTGGTTGCCAGAGCTCCTCCTTCATCAGCCACGAGGCACGAGTCGAGAGCGGTGCTTCCGTCCCCCTCGAGCTGCATGCGAGGTTCGGCTCGGGTGCGTCCTCGTCGCTGGACGGACAGATGGTGGCCTGCGTGGCCCTGCCCACGGGCTGGAGCGCGCCGAGCGGCAGCTACTCCTTCAACGGTGGCAGCAGCGCCGAGGGACGTGCGGCCGCGGAGGTCGCCACGGAGGCCCAGGCTGCCCACGCGGTGGAGGGCGCCGCGTGGCACTGCCTCACGTCGGACCGCGTCACCATCGAGGGCCAGACGGCGTCCACCGCGAAGGCCTCGCTGTCGCTGAGCGTTCCCGCCGTGGCCCAGGGCGCGTACCGCCTGGCGTACGCCACGGGCTTCCGCGCGGTGGAGCCGGGCGAGGGCGAGCCCACCTACGCCGGCACGAAGTTCTCCGGGCGGCTGGAGCGCGTGCTCCACGTCAACGTGGCCGCGGCCACGACGTTCGACGTCTGGGCGGCCTCGTCCTACGGCACCGACGGCTCCGATTCCCTCGCGTCGCGCGTGTGGTACGGCAACGGCGGCTTCCTGGCGCTGTCGGGTGAGACGTCCCTGCTGAGCTCGACGGACGGCCGTGAGTGGAGTCGCATCACGCCGGTGCGCGAGGGCACCGAGGACAGCCTCTCCATCAACCACCTGGCCTTCGCCCACGAGAAGTGGTTCGGCATCTCGGGCGGCGGCATCTTCTCCTCGGCGGATGGCGGTCACACCTGGGCCGCCGTCTACAGCGACCCGGTGGCCGAGGGCGCCGAGACGGGCCGCGAGTTCGTGGCGCTGGCCGCCAACGGCACGCGCCTGGTGGCCACGGGCCACGCGGGCCTCATCGCCGTCTCCGCCAACGGCACCGAGTGGACTGACCAGACCGCGAACCGCGCGTACACCTTCTCGCGCGTGGTCGCCGCGCAGGACACGTTCATCGCCGTGGGCACGCCGGAGGACGCGGAGGCCACCACGGGCGACATCCTGGTGCGCGCGAACGCGGAGGGCTCCGGCTGGGACGTGCTGGAGTCGGCCGCGCTGGCGGGCCGCGAGGTTCCCCAACTGGTCGCCGGCAACGGCCGCCTGATGGCCTTCACCTGGAAGGAGAGCGGCGAGACGCCTTCCACCGAGTCGCCGGGCAGCCTCTTCCTGTCCAGGGACCGGGGCACGAGCTGGACGAAGGTGGAGGGAATGACCGCCGTGGGCACGGCCGTCGCTCCGGAGTCCATCCTGCTGACGTTCGTGGACCGCACCTTCGTGGTCGCCACGACGCTGGCCCGCCTCGACACCCTGGAGACGCTGAACCCGCTCGAGCTGCAGGCCTCGCCGGATGGCATCACCTGGACGTCGCACGCCACCGGCGCCGCGGGAGCCTTCAGCGCCGACTCCTTCGCGACGGGCACCACGACGGTCGTCGGCGTGAGCGAGGAGCTGGCGCTGGTCGCCGAGCGCAAGGCGTGGGCCGGTCCGGAGATCGTCACCGCCGCGCTGCCGTACGCCGTCATCGGCACCGCCTACAGCGTCGAGCTGGAGACGCGCGGCCCCGGCGGGAAGACGGACTTCGTGGTGGAGGGCACGATGCCCGCGGGCCTGAGCCTCGCGGACGGCGTCATCTCCGGCAGCCCCACCGCGGAGGCCTCCGCCGCCCTGACCGTGGTGGCCACGGACGCGCGCGGTGAGCGCGCCGCGCGCCCCTACACGCTCGACGTGGTGCGGGCGCTGGCCATCTCGGGCGGCGGCCCGACGACCATCGTCCCGAAGGGCGCTGGCTTCGAGGCGCGCCTCACCGCCGACGGTGGCCGCGCGCCGTACACGTGGAGCCACACGGGCGCGGTGGCCCCGGGCACGACGCTGCAGCAGGAGGGCGCCGCCTACGTGCTCTCCGGCACGCTGACCGCCACCGGCACCTTCGCCTACACCGCGTCGGTGGTGGATGCGCTGGGGCAGAAGTCGACGCGGTCCGTGTCCATCCGGGTCGTCCCGGGGGCCGTCCCGGAAGTCGTCCCCGAGGAGACCGACTCGCAGAGCTGCGGCGGCTGCAGCGGCACCGGTGGCGCGGGCTTCCAGGCGCTGGGCCTCGCCGCCCTCGCCCTGCTGCGCCGCTCGCGCCGGAAGAAGTAG
- a CDS encoding acyl-CoA dehydrogenase — translation MSQRTPFQWEDPLLLDEELREEERLLRDSARAYCQEQLMPRVLEANRHEVFHREIMNEMGSLGLLGATLPAEYGGAGASYVSYGLLAREVERVDSGYRSAMSVQSSLVMYPIFAYGSEAQRRKYLPGLAKGELVGCFGLTEPDAGSDPGSMRSRAVKAPGGYRLSGTKQWITNSPIADVFVVWAKDEQDEIRGFVLEKGMKGLSAPKIEGKFSLRASVTGGIAMDDVFVPEEHLLAGVKGLKGPFGCLNNARYGICWGAMGAAEFCWHTARTYTLERMMFGRPLAATQLIQKKLADMQTEITLGLTAVLRLGRLKDAERAAPEAISLLKRNNCGKALDIARTARDMLGGNGIADEYHVIRHVMNLEAVNTYEGTHDVHALILGRAQTGLQAFS, via the coding sequence ATGAGCCAGCGAACCCCATTCCAATGGGAAGACCCGCTCCTGCTGGACGAGGAGCTGCGGGAGGAGGAGCGGCTGCTGCGCGACAGCGCCCGCGCGTACTGCCAGGAGCAGCTGATGCCGCGCGTGCTGGAGGCGAACCGGCACGAGGTCTTCCACCGGGAGATCATGAACGAGATGGGGAGTCTCGGCCTGCTGGGCGCGACGCTACCCGCCGAGTACGGGGGCGCGGGGGCGTCGTACGTGAGCTACGGGCTGCTCGCGCGCGAGGTGGAGCGCGTGGACTCGGGATACCGCTCGGCGATGAGCGTGCAGTCCTCGCTCGTCATGTACCCCATCTTCGCGTACGGCTCGGAGGCGCAGCGGCGCAAGTACCTGCCGGGCCTGGCGAAGGGAGAGCTCGTCGGCTGCTTCGGCCTGACGGAGCCCGATGCGGGCTCGGACCCCGGCTCCATGCGGAGCAGGGCGGTGAAGGCCCCTGGGGGCTACCGCCTCTCCGGCACCAAGCAGTGGATTACCAACTCCCCCATCGCGGACGTCTTCGTCGTCTGGGCGAAGGACGAGCAAGACGAGATTCGCGGCTTCGTGCTGGAGAAGGGCATGAAGGGGCTCAGCGCGCCGAAGATTGAAGGCAAGTTCTCGCTGCGCGCCTCGGTGACGGGCGGCATCGCCATGGATGACGTGTTCGTCCCCGAGGAGCATCTGCTCGCGGGTGTGAAGGGGCTGAAGGGCCCGTTCGGGTGCCTGAACAACGCGCGCTACGGCATCTGCTGGGGCGCCATGGGCGCGGCGGAGTTCTGCTGGCACACGGCGCGCACGTACACGCTGGAGCGGATGATGTTCGGCCGGCCGCTGGCGGCCACGCAGCTCATCCAGAAGAAGCTGGCGGACATGCAGACGGAAATCACCCTGGGGCTGACGGCGGTGCTGCGCCTGGGACGGCTGAAGGATGCGGAGCGGGCCGCGCCGGAGGCCATCTCCCTGCTCAAGCGCAACAACTGCGGCAAGGCGCTCGACATCGCGCGCACCGCCCGGGACATGCTGGGCGGCAACGGCATCGCGGACGAGTACCACGTCATCCGCCACGTGATGAACCTGGAGGCGGTGAACACCTACGAGGGCACGCACGACGTACACGCGCTCATCCTCGGGCGCGCGCAGACGGGCCTCCAGGCCTTCAGCTGA
- a CDS encoding class I SAM-dependent methyltransferase, whose protein sequence is MRMQYHKHGVPLSATRALGETRAFLEPLLQGRRRVLDVGCGQGELAQALAWAGHEVTALDVKLPMAPAPVPGLTWHEEGFLTFESEPFDAILFVTSLHHLSPLADAVEQARRLLVPGGLLLVEEFALEAPDATTARWYYGVQELLAAAGRYPPERITGDASMDPLERWRHAHEHEPLSEGRRMREEVGRRLELLDAREGPYLYRYLVAGVAEAVGGDIQLMESLSAQLFEAERRDVASGVLKPVGLRLVARKP, encoded by the coding sequence ATGCGGATGCAGTACCACAAGCACGGAGTGCCGCTGTCAGCGACCCGGGCGCTGGGGGAGACGCGGGCCTTCCTCGAGCCCCTGCTCCAGGGGCGCCGCCGCGTCCTCGACGTGGGCTGCGGGCAGGGCGAGCTGGCCCAGGCGCTCGCATGGGCGGGCCATGAGGTGACGGCCCTGGACGTGAAGCTGCCCATGGCGCCCGCCCCCGTGCCGGGGCTCACCTGGCACGAGGAGGGCTTCCTCACATTCGAGTCGGAGCCGTTCGACGCCATCCTCTTCGTGACGTCGCTGCACCACCTCAGTCCGCTGGCCGACGCGGTGGAGCAGGCGCGCCGGCTGCTGGTGCCCGGCGGGCTGCTCCTCGTCGAGGAGTTCGCGCTGGAGGCGCCGGATGCCACCACCGCGCGCTGGTACTACGGCGTGCAGGAGCTGCTGGCCGCCGCGGGCCGCTACCCGCCCGAGCGAATCACCGGCGACGCCTCCATGGACCCGCTGGAGCGCTGGCGGCACGCGCATGAGCATGAGCCGCTCTCGGAGGGCCGGCGCATGCGGGAGGAAGTGGGCCGGCGGCTGGAGCTGCTCGACGCACGCGAAGGTCCCTACCTGTACCGGTACCTCGTCGCGGGTGTGGCGGAGGCGGTGGGCGGGGACATCCAGCTGATGGAGTCGCTGTCGGCCCAGCTCTTCGAAGCCGAGCGGCGAGACGTGGCCTCCGGCGTGCTGAAGCCGGTGGGCCTGCGCCTCGTCGCGCGGAAGCCCTGA